One stretch of Streptomyces sp. NBC_00443 DNA includes these proteins:
- a CDS encoding aminotransferase class I/II-fold pyridoxal phosphate-dependent enzyme, which translates to MRPTDLEGHGPVRYGPPLPGDGLPVLPELAAVLAAAAGRAESELIGGGDGLLAAACGYWGRRGLPTEPERAVAAPGAPALLLALTAAIGGDVLVPRPCAAWWAPYARLLGRPVFHVATPAECGGVPDPYALLETVRRVRAEGGDPRLLVLSVADDPTATVAPPEVLHETLEAATEEGLHLVSDETWRDTVHALHDTVLLSPAEMLPGQVTVVTDLSGAHLPPGWPAAVARFPAGDAGDGLHARVLDVLTALGARIAGPVALAAQYALEEPEPVTARVGATVRLHARVAAAAHAAAVGAGAVARPPQAGRHLYVDLGPLRAGLSAHGGGDAQDLEDFLAERLGMPAPGGHRFGDDLGALRVRLSTESLLAGTEEERAQCITSPSPLELPHVHRALIHLKSVFDDLRDEAQRWEPPR; encoded by the coding sequence ATGCGCCCGACGGACCTCGAAGGCCACGGCCCCGTCCGTTACGGGCCCCCGCTCCCGGGCGACGGGCTGCCCGTACTGCCCGAACTGGCCGCCGTCCTCGCGGCTGCCGCCGGCCGGGCCGAGAGCGAGCTGATCGGCGGCGGCGACGGCCTCCTGGCAGCCGCGTGCGGTTACTGGGGCCGGCGCGGTCTGCCGACCGAACCGGAGCGGGCAGTGGCCGCTCCCGGGGCGCCCGCCCTGCTGCTCGCGCTGACCGCCGCGATCGGCGGCGACGTCCTGGTGCCGCGGCCCTGCGCCGCCTGGTGGGCGCCGTACGCGCGCCTGTTGGGCAGGCCCGTCTTCCACGTGGCCACGCCGGCGGAGTGCGGCGGAGTGCCGGATCCGTACGCCCTGCTGGAGACCGTCCGCCGGGTACGCGCCGAGGGCGGTGACCCGCGGCTGCTCGTGCTGTCCGTCGCCGACGACCCCACCGCCACCGTGGCCCCGCCCGAGGTGCTGCACGAGACCCTGGAGGCGGCCACCGAAGAGGGCCTGCACCTCGTCAGTGACGAGACCTGGCGCGACACCGTGCACGCCCTCCACGACACCGTGCTGCTCAGCCCCGCCGAGATGCTGCCCGGACAAGTCACCGTCGTCACCGACCTGTCCGGCGCCCACCTCCCGCCGGGCTGGCCGGCCGCGGTCGCCCGCTTCCCCGCCGGCGACGCCGGCGACGGCCTGCACGCGCGCGTGCTCGACGTGCTCACCGCGCTCGGCGCCCGGATCGCCGGCCCGGTCGCCCTCGCGGCCCAGTACGCACTGGAGGAGCCCGAGCCGGTCACCGCGCGGGTCGGCGCCACCGTGCGCCTGCACGCACGCGTGGCAGCCGCCGCGCACGCCGCTGCCGTAGGAGCGGGCGCCGTGGCGCGGCCCCCGCAGGCCGGACGGCACCTGTACGTCGATCTCGGCCCGCTGCGCGCCGGACTGTCCGCGCACGGCGGGGGGGACGCGCAGGACCTGGAGGACTTCCTCGCCGAGCGGCTCGGCATGCCCGCACCGGGCGGGCACCGCTTCGGCGACGACCTCGGCGCGCTGCGCGTACGGCTGTCCACCGAATCCCTGCTGGCCGGTACCGAAGAGGAACGCGCGCAATGCATCACGTCACCCTCGCCGTTGGAACTGCCGCACGTGCACCGCGCGTTGATCCACTTGAAGTCGGTCTTCGACGATCTCCGTGACGAAGCTCAGCGATGGGAGCCTCCTCGATGA
- a CDS encoding ANTAR domain-containing response regulator, whose translation MPAHDRVGRWGDQSAEAALPGRRLSELVEQAMRCTADCCGASSMVAESGAERPAAVTHPDLAGLVAVQLRSGDGPIPAALERGEPVDSADLLRDDRWPEYRAIALDSGVRSSVTLPFRRSGLTVTLSLYSFRPGALEDVVHGPVHALGELAASCLVRDRSYRAALSELDHLGAALRSRPVVDQACGIVMHVLGCDADTAFGVLRRISQGTNRKLSDVAAGVVSRRGRGLERDLAALLN comes from the coding sequence ATGCCCGCTCACGATCGTGTCGGTCGCTGGGGAGACCAGTCCGCCGAAGCTGCCCTTCCCGGGCGCAGGCTGTCCGAACTGGTCGAACAGGCCATGCGCTGCACCGCCGACTGCTGCGGCGCGAGCAGCATGGTGGCCGAGTCGGGTGCCGAGCGGCCCGCCGCCGTCACCCACCCCGACCTCGCCGGACTCGTCGCCGTGCAGCTCCGCTCCGGGGACGGGCCCATCCCGGCGGCCCTGGAACGCGGCGAGCCCGTCGACTCGGCCGACCTGCTGCGCGACGACCGCTGGCCGGAGTATCGCGCCATCGCGCTCGACTCGGGGGTGCGCTCCAGCGTCACGCTCCCGTTCCGCCGCTCCGGCCTCACGGTGACGCTCAGTCTCTACAGCTTCCGGCCCGGCGCCTTGGAGGACGTCGTGCACGGGCCCGTGCACGCCCTCGGCGAACTCGCCGCCAGCTGCCTGGTCCGCGACCGCTCCTACCGCGCCGCGCTCAGCGAGCTCGACCATCTCGGCGCCGCCCTGCGCTCCCGGCCCGTCGTCGACCAGGCGTGCGGCATCGTCATGCACGTCCTCGGCTGCGACGCCGACACTGCCTTCGGCGTACTGCGCCGCATCTCCCAGGGCACCAACCGCAAGCTGTCGGACGTCGCCGCCGGGGTGGTCAGCAGGCGGGGGCGCGGGCTGGAGCGGGACTTGGCCGCGCTGCTGAACTGA
- a CDS encoding PAS domain-containing protein gives MAKTDEFGEELADFVRRVAELKAARSVTGGDLPTVLDAAIFELDHVAAQLWPSYERLTSGGLPRTTSADRQEQHLLRAVFQRFPLPVALVDREAVVRRLNFAATSFTGVRAGYATGRPLTGFLAHADRAAFRSQAAAVARGEGDRSLTLHLQQRPSVPVHATLTAVRPSGEPHTTVLVVLQPGDLRATGVPAPGDSPTTQVPDLTETTRHAALMDVLDEMTTALLTAPRGDREAVVRRAAQVLHGRFADWVIADTGTAGAAGATGLSRTTVLAPSEKEAKTLAAQSPAGCPLVVETARTASPALQVRPPNPDAFGHDAEGARVLVQANVTSLLCVPLAVEGAVAGVLTLFRSGARLAFSMAEARAMDTMSRHIALAVTGTP, from the coding sequence ATGGCGAAGACCGACGAATTCGGTGAAGAACTTGCGGATTTCGTGCGCCGCGTCGCGGAGCTCAAGGCGGCACGGTCCGTCACGGGAGGGGACCTGCCGACCGTCCTGGACGCGGCCATCTTCGAACTGGACCATGTCGCCGCCCAGTTGTGGCCGTCGTACGAGCGGCTGACCTCGGGCGGGCTGCCCCGTACGACGTCCGCCGACCGTCAGGAACAGCATCTGCTGCGGGCGGTGTTCCAGCGGTTCCCGCTGCCGGTCGCGCTGGTGGACCGGGAAGCGGTGGTGCGCCGGCTGAACTTCGCGGCGACGTCCTTCACCGGCGTACGGGCGGGCTATGCGACGGGCCGGCCGCTGACCGGGTTCCTCGCCCATGCCGACCGGGCGGCGTTCCGTTCGCAGGCCGCCGCGGTGGCACGCGGCGAGGGCGACCGCAGCCTGACCCTGCACCTCCAGCAGCGCCCGTCCGTCCCGGTCCACGCGACCCTCACGGCGGTACGCCCCAGCGGGGAGCCCCACACCACCGTGCTGGTGGTGCTGCAGCCCGGAGACCTCCGCGCGACCGGCGTCCCGGCTCCGGGCGACAGCCCCACGACCCAGGTCCCCGACCTCACCGAGACCACCCGGCACGCGGCCCTGATGGACGTCCTGGACGAGATGACCACGGCCCTGCTGACGGCACCGCGCGGCGACCGTGAGGCAGTCGTCCGGCGCGCGGCCCAGGTCCTGCACGGCCGCTTCGCCGACTGGGTCATCGCCGACACGGGCACGGCCGGGGCGGCCGGCGCGACCGGACTGTCCCGTACGACCGTGCTGGCCCCTTCGGAGAAGGAGGCGAAGACGCTGGCGGCCCAGTCGCCGGCCGGCTGCCCCCTCGTGGTGGAGACGGCACGCACCGCCTCCCCGGCTCTCCAGGTCCGCCCGCCGAACCCGGACGCCTTCGGCCATGATGCCGAGGGCGCCCGGGTCCTCGTACAGGCGAACGTCACCTCACTGCTGTGTGTGCCTCTCGCCGTCGAGGGCGCCGTGGCAGGCGTCCTGACGCTGTTCAGATCCGGCGCCCGCCTGGCGTTCTCGATGGCGGAGGCGCGGGCGATGGACACCATGTCCCGCCACATCGCACTTGCTGTGACAGGAACGCCCTGA
- a CDS encoding RNA polymerase sigma factor SigF, producing MPTSVSAKHHPHDDAPDTAEDFRKLATLPEGQLRDSVRERIVEAWLPMANRLAGRFRSRGESFDDLRQVAALGLVKAVDRYDPERGNAFESYAVPTITGEIKRHFRDHMWTLHVPRRVQDLRNRVRFAVQDLQTVSGRRPSVAEIAEHADMSEADVKVGLEALESFTALSLDAELPGSEDGYSLSDALGSADPALDTVVDREAVAPRLAALPERERAILYMRFFGDMTQSRIAEQLGISQMHVSRLISRCCSRVREQVLDDVG from the coding sequence ATGCCCACCTCAGTGAGCGCGAAGCACCACCCGCACGACGACGCCCCCGACACCGCGGAAGACTTCCGCAAGCTCGCCACCCTGCCCGAGGGGCAGCTGCGCGACTCCGTCCGCGAGAGGATCGTCGAGGCGTGGCTGCCCATGGCCAACCGGCTCGCGGGACGTTTCCGCAGCCGCGGCGAGAGCTTTGACGACCTGCGCCAGGTGGCCGCCCTCGGGCTGGTCAAGGCCGTCGACCGCTACGACCCCGAGCGCGGCAACGCCTTCGAGAGCTACGCCGTGCCCACCATCACCGGTGAGATCAAGCGCCACTTCCGCGACCACATGTGGACGCTGCACGTGCCGCGCCGTGTCCAGGACCTGCGTAACCGCGTGCGGTTCGCGGTCCAGGACCTGCAGACCGTCTCGGGCCGCAGGCCGAGCGTCGCGGAGATCGCCGAGCACGCCGACATGAGCGAGGCCGACGTCAAGGTCGGTCTGGAGGCGCTGGAGAGCTTCACCGCCCTGTCGCTGGACGCGGAGCTGCCCGGCAGCGAGGACGGCTACTCGCTCAGCGACGCGCTGGGCTCCGCCGATCCCGCACTGGACACGGTCGTGGACCGCGAGGCCGTGGCGCCGCGGCTGGCGGCCCTGCCCGAGCGTGAGCGCGCCATCTTGTACATGCGCTTCTTCGGGGACATGACGCAGAGCCGGATCGCCGAACAGCTCGGTATCTCGCAGATGCACGTGTCCCGGCTGATCAGCCGGTGCTGCAGCCGGGTGCGCGAGCAAGTGCTCGATGACGTGGGCTGA
- a CDS encoding thiamine pyrophosphate-requiring protein → MSTKVADHILQRLREWGVEHVFGYPGDGINGLLAAWGRADNQPLFIQSRHEEMSAFQAVGYAKFSGRLGVCAATSGPGAIHLLNGLYDAKLDHVPVLAIVGQTHRTAMGGSYQQEVDLHSLYKDVASDFVETVTVPEQLPNVLDRAIRTAYARRAPTAIIVPGDVQELEYSAPTHEFKMVPSSLDSSSWTATPADDSVRRAAEILNSGDKVAVLVGQGASGARAEVEQIAELLGAGVAKALLGKDALSDALPYVTGAIGLLGTRPSYELMRDCDTLLTIGSSFPYTQFLPEFGKARGVQIDIDPHMVGMRYPYEVNLVGDAKATLERLIPLIRSEERGREWYDTVCDNVARWHEIMDGRAKLSADPINPEYVTRALDPLLPDNAIVSSDSGSAANWYARHLTMRPGMRGSLSGTLATMGCGVPYAIGAKFAHPDRPAIALVGDGAMQMNGLAELITAAKYKDLWEDPRLVVGIFNNHDLNQVTWEMRAMEGAPSFLPSQELPDVQYAAFARSLGLTGIRVEKPEDVAAAWRAGLEADGPAVIEFLTDPAVPPIPPHATWDQMEATAASILKGDADRGSMIRQGFKAKMQEFLPGRDKRDRKGD, encoded by the coding sequence ATGAGCACCAAGGTCGCCGATCACATCCTGCAGCGCCTGCGCGAGTGGGGTGTGGAGCACGTCTTCGGATATCCCGGCGACGGCATCAACGGCCTGCTCGCCGCGTGGGGACGCGCCGACAACCAGCCCCTGTTCATCCAGTCCCGGCACGAGGAGATGTCCGCGTTCCAGGCGGTCGGCTACGCCAAGTTCAGCGGGCGTCTGGGGGTGTGCGCGGCGACCTCCGGACCCGGCGCCATCCATCTGCTCAACGGCTTGTACGACGCCAAGCTCGACCACGTCCCCGTCCTGGCGATCGTCGGCCAGACGCACCGCACCGCGATGGGCGGCTCGTACCAGCAGGAGGTGGACCTGCACTCGCTCTACAAGGACGTCGCCTCGGACTTCGTGGAGACGGTGACGGTCCCCGAGCAGCTGCCGAACGTCCTGGACCGGGCGATCCGCACCGCGTACGCCCGCCGCGCCCCCACGGCGATCATCGTTCCCGGCGACGTCCAGGAACTCGAGTACTCCGCCCCCACGCACGAGTTCAAGATGGTGCCCTCCAGCCTGGACAGCAGTAGCTGGACGGCGACCCCCGCCGATGACTCGGTGCGCCGCGCGGCCGAGATCCTCAACTCCGGTGACAAGGTGGCCGTCCTGGTCGGCCAGGGCGCGTCCGGCGCACGGGCCGAGGTGGAGCAGATCGCCGAGCTGCTCGGCGCCGGCGTGGCCAAGGCGCTGCTCGGCAAGGACGCCCTGAGCGACGCACTGCCGTACGTCACCGGCGCGATCGGCCTGCTGGGCACCCGCCCGTCGTACGAGCTCATGCGGGACTGCGACACCCTGCTGACGATCGGGTCCTCCTTCCCGTACACGCAGTTCCTGCCGGAGTTCGGCAAGGCGCGCGGGGTGCAGATCGACATCGACCCGCACATGGTCGGGATGCGCTATCCGTACGAGGTGAATCTCGTCGGCGACGCGAAGGCGACGCTGGAGCGGCTGATCCCGCTGATCCGCTCGGAGGAGCGCGGTCGCGAGTGGTACGACACGGTGTGCGACAACGTGGCACGCTGGCACGAGATCATGGACGGGCGGGCGAAGCTGTCGGCCGACCCCATCAACCCGGAGTACGTCACCCGCGCCCTGGACCCGCTGCTCCCCGACAACGCGATCGTCTCTTCCGACTCGGGTTCGGCGGCGAACTGGTACGCCCGCCACCTGACGATGCGCCCGGGCATGCGCGGGTCGCTGTCCGGGACGCTCGCGACGATGGGCTGCGGGGTGCCGTACGCGATCGGCGCCAAGTTCGCCCACCCGGACCGTCCGGCGATCGCGCTGGTCGGGGACGGGGCGATGCAGATGAACGGCCTGGCCGAGCTGATCACCGCGGCGAAGTACAAGGACCTGTGGGAGGACCCGCGCCTGGTCGTGGGCATCTTCAACAACCACGACCTCAACCAGGTCACCTGGGAGATGCGCGCCATGGAGGGCGCCCCGTCCTTCCTGCCGTCCCAGGAGCTCCCCGACGTCCAGTACGCCGCCTTCGCCCGCTCCCTCGGCCTGACCGGTATCCGCGTGGAGAAGCCTGAGGACGTGGCGGCCGCCTGGCGCGCGGGGCTGGAGGCGGACGGGCCCGCGGTGATCGAGTTCCTCACCGACCCGGCCGTACCGCCGATCCCCCCGCACGCCACGTGGGACCAGATGGAGGCGACGGCCGCGTCGATCCTGAAGGGGGACGCGGATCGCGGGTCGATGATCAGGCAGGGGTTCAAGGCGAAGATGCAGGAGTTCCTGCCGGGGCGGGACAAGCGGGACAGGAAGGGCGACTGA
- a CDS encoding DUF2795 domain-containing protein yields MQRGSDRLSVHRDDEMKHELQGLLRSGHPTRTEEWHDPEPTADDDLEVAGGPVAPGTPTASLAVVRLELARFLGRNSFPATPRELMGVLRRGYAPDALVEPMERLPRSTRYANVQELAEALTGGGRSTRRSNA; encoded by the coding sequence ATGCAGCGAGGCAGTGACCGGCTGAGCGTCCATCGTGACGACGAGATGAAGCACGAACTGCAGGGGCTGCTGCGATCCGGGCATCCCACCCGGACGGAGGAGTGGCACGATCCGGAACCGACCGCCGACGACGACCTTGAGGTCGCGGGCGGCCCGGTGGCACCGGGGACGCCCACGGCCTCCCTGGCGGTGGTCCGGCTGGAGCTGGCCCGGTTCCTGGGCCGCAACTCGTTCCCGGCGACCCCGCGGGAGCTGATGGGCGTGCTGCGCCGCGGGTACGCCCCCGACGCCCTGGTCGAGCCGATGGAGCGCCTGCCGCGCTCGACGCGCTACGCCAACGTCCAGGAGCTGGCCGAGGCCCTGACCGGGGGCGGGCGGTCCACGCGCCGGAGTAACGCATAG
- a CDS encoding CBS domain-containing protein, with amino-acid sequence MAEFVKDVMTPGVVAVRPDASLVEAAQLMRAQDIGDVVVADGQDVVGVLTDRDITVRAVADGADPLTVSVRSVCTRNPVVIDPGERVSVAVALMREHSVRRLPVVEGGLPVGVVSLGDLAETEDPDSALADISRAAPGG; translated from the coding sequence ATGGCTGAATTCGTGAAGGACGTCATGACGCCGGGCGTGGTCGCCGTCCGCCCGGACGCCTCGCTCGTCGAGGCGGCACAGCTGATGCGGGCACAGGACATCGGTGATGTCGTGGTGGCCGACGGCCAGGACGTCGTGGGTGTCCTCACCGACCGTGACATCACGGTGCGGGCGGTCGCGGACGGCGCCGATCCGCTGACGGTGAGCGTCCGGTCGGTGTGCACCCGCAACCCGGTGGTGATCGACCCGGGCGAACGGGTCTCCGTCGCGGTCGCGTTGATGCGCGAGCACTCCGTACGGCGGCTGCCGGTCGTCGAGGGCGGGCTCCCGGTCGGCGTCGTCAGCCTCGGCGACCTCGCGGAGACCGAGGACCCCGACTCGGCGCTGGCGGACATCAGCCGCGCCGCTCCGGGCGGGTGA
- a CDS encoding type 1 glutamine amidotransferase domain-containing protein has product MRIAFLTAPEGVEEVELTDPWQAAVNAGHEPVLVSTKPGTIQAFHHLDKADKFPVQEVVGETSADSFGGLVLPGGVANPDYLRTNSKAVAFVRDFFEQGRPVAAICHAAWTLVEADVVRGRVLTSWPSLQTDIRNAGGTWVDEQVRICDHGNNKLVTSRKPDDLKAFCETFLEVFARESRREAV; this is encoded by the coding sequence ATGCGTATCGCATTTCTGACCGCACCCGAGGGCGTCGAGGAGGTCGAGCTCACCGATCCGTGGCAGGCGGCGGTGAACGCGGGCCATGAGCCGGTGCTCGTGTCGACGAAGCCGGGCACGATCCAGGCGTTCCACCATCTCGACAAGGCCGACAAGTTCCCCGTGCAGGAGGTCGTGGGTGAGACGTCGGCCGACTCCTTCGGCGGGCTGGTCCTGCCGGGCGGGGTCGCCAACCCGGACTATCTGCGGACGAACAGCAAGGCCGTCGCGTTCGTGCGGGACTTCTTCGAGCAGGGCCGGCCGGTCGCCGCGATCTGCCATGCCGCGTGGACGCTGGTGGAGGCGGACGTCGTGCGCGGCCGGGTGCTGACCTCCTGGCCGAGCCTGCAGACGGACATCCGCAACGCGGGCGGCACCTGGGTCGACGAGCAGGTGCGGATCTGCGACCACGGCAACAACAAGCTGGTCACCAGCCGCAAGCCGGACGATCTGAAGGCGTTCTGCGAGACGTTCCTGGAGGTGTTCGCCAGGGAGTCCAGGAGGGAGGCCGTCTGA
- a CDS encoding DUF6158 family protein, which produces MTEHDERGTTMTGVDPGRLDDQQLMKELETIHRTRHDTLLYGSNDALRAHNDRMAQLEGEYLRRNPRRTVAPGRTREGARDRGTG; this is translated from the coding sequence ATGACTGAACACGACGAGCGGGGTACCACCATGACCGGAGTCGACCCCGGCCGGCTGGACGACCAGCAGCTCATGAAGGAGCTGGAGACCATCCACCGGACGCGCCACGACACGCTGCTGTACGGCTCGAACGACGCGCTGCGGGCCCACAACGATCGCATGGCGCAGCTGGAGGGCGAATACCTGCGCCGCAACCCACGCCGCACCGTGGCCCCGGGCCGCACCCGCGAGGGCGCCCGCGACCGCGGCACGGGCTGA
- a CDS encoding baeRF2 domain-containing protein, whose amino-acid sequence MDLAFLHPLYEHPGPWASVYVGTSRHTEDTPHERHLTARALSRELAGQGADDATCRAVRDALEGLEHSSEPHGRAIFARAGEVALDPPLARAPQRDSANWAPLPHTAPLLELAGEDPVCVVAYVDRRGAAFELRTALGRQDVGAVTGRQHPVHRTSTADWSERHFQLKVENTWEHNAAEIADALTVCQEETRADLLILVGDDRERRTVHERLPQRLHDLVVEAPHGTGSRLLDEDVEQARADHVRQRAARELERFLAAREPGPEGRAGAVEGVPALMEAAREHRIDELLIRPDSPDAHREVWVGEDPDQLAVRRTDLKILGEQNSWSARADDALLRCAVATGAGALSVTPTGPEKHPAGGLGALLRWT is encoded by the coding sequence ATGGATCTCGCCTTCCTGCATCCACTGTACGAACACCCCGGGCCCTGGGCCTCCGTGTACGTGGGCACGTCGCGGCATACGGAGGACACTCCTCATGAGCGGCACCTGACGGCCAGGGCCCTGTCCCGCGAGCTGGCCGGGCAGGGAGCCGACGACGCGACCTGCCGGGCCGTACGGGACGCGCTGGAAGGACTGGAGCACTCATCGGAGCCGCACGGCCGCGCGATCTTCGCCCGGGCGGGTGAGGTGGCCCTGGATCCGCCCCTGGCCCGCGCCCCGCAGCGCGACAGCGCGAACTGGGCGCCGCTGCCGCACACCGCTCCCCTGCTGGAGCTGGCGGGCGAGGACCCGGTGTGCGTGGTGGCGTACGTCGACCGCAGGGGCGCCGCCTTCGAGCTGCGCACCGCGCTGGGCCGGCAGGACGTCGGTGCGGTCACCGGGCGGCAGCATCCGGTGCACCGGACGAGCACGGCCGACTGGTCCGAGCGGCACTTCCAGCTCAAGGTGGAGAACACCTGGGAGCACAACGCGGCCGAGATCGCCGACGCGCTCACTGTCTGCCAGGAAGAGACCCGTGCCGACCTGCTGATCCTCGTGGGGGACGACCGCGAGCGGCGGACCGTGCACGAACGCCTGCCGCAGCGGCTGCACGACCTCGTGGTCGAGGCCCCGCACGGCACCGGCAGCCGACTGCTCGACGAGGACGTCGAACAGGCCCGCGCGGACCACGTACGGCAGCGGGCGGCGCGGGAACTGGAACGGTTCCTGGCGGCCCGCGAGCCCGGGCCCGAGGGCCGCGCCGGAGCCGTGGAGGGCGTACCCGCCCTGATGGAGGCCGCGCGCGAGCACCGCATCGATGAACTCCTGATCCGCCCGGACAGCCCCGACGCCCACCGGGAGGTCTGGGTCGGCGAGGACCCGGACCAGCTGGCGGTGCGCCGCACCGACCTGAAGATCCTCGGCGAACAGAACTCCTGGTCGGCCCGAGCCGACGACGCCCTGCTCCGGTGCGCGGTCGCGACGGGCGCCGGAGCGTTGTCGGTCACCCCGACGGGGCCGGAGAAGCACCCGGCGGGCGGGTTGGGAGCACTGCTGCGCTGGACGTGA
- a CDS encoding ABC-F family ATP-binding cassette domain-containing protein — MGHLEAAHLEYYLPDGRALLGDVSFRVGEGAVVALVGPNGAGKTTLLRLISGELKPHGGTVTVSGGLGVMRQFVGSVRDETTVRDLLVSVAPPRIREAAKAVDTAEHGIMTVDDEAAQLKYAQALSDWAEARGYEAETLWDMCTTAALGVPYDKAQWRQVSTLSGGEQKRLVLEALLRGTDEVLLLDEPDNYLDVPGKRWLEERLKETRKTVLFVSHDRELLARAAEKIVSVEPSPAGADAWVHGGGFATYHEARRARFARFEELRKRWDEKHAQLKKLVLALRQAAENSPDMASRYRAAQTRLRKFEEAGPPPEPPREQDIRMRLKGGRTGVRAVTCEALELTGLMKPFSLEVFYGERVAVLGSNGSGKSHFLRLLAGEGVAHTGEWKLGARVVPGHFAQTHAHPELLGRTLLDILWKEHAQDRGAAMSRLRRYELTQQAEQAFDRLSGGQQARFQILLLELEGVTALLLDEPTDNLDLESAEALQEGLEAFEGTVLAVTHDRWFARSFDRYLVFGSDGRVRETPEPVWDERRVERAR, encoded by the coding sequence ATGGGACATCTGGAAGCCGCGCACCTCGAGTACTACCTCCCCGACGGGAGGGCGTTGCTCGGCGACGTGTCCTTCCGGGTGGGCGAAGGCGCCGTCGTGGCGCTGGTCGGCCCCAACGGTGCCGGCAAGACGACCCTGCTGCGGCTGATCTCCGGAGAGCTGAAGCCGCATGGCGGCACCGTCACCGTCAGTGGCGGGCTCGGCGTGATGCGGCAGTTCGTGGGGTCCGTACGGGACGAGACGACCGTCCGCGACCTGCTGGTGTCGGTCGCGCCGCCCCGGATCCGAGAGGCGGCGAAGGCGGTCGACACCGCCGAGCACGGGATCATGACCGTCGACGACGAGGCTGCCCAGCTGAAGTACGCGCAAGCCCTCTCCGACTGGGCCGAGGCGCGCGGCTACGAGGCCGAGACGCTGTGGGACATGTGCACCACGGCCGCGCTCGGCGTGCCGTACGACAAGGCGCAGTGGCGGCAGGTGAGCACGCTGTCCGGCGGCGAGCAGAAGCGGCTCGTGCTGGAGGCCCTCCTGCGGGGCACCGACGAGGTGCTGCTGCTCGACGAGCCCGACAACTACCTCGACGTACCCGGCAAGCGGTGGCTGGAGGAGCGGCTGAAGGAGACCCGTAAGACGGTCCTCTTCGTCTCCCACGACCGCGAACTCCTCGCCCGCGCCGCCGAGAAGATCGTCTCTGTCGAGCCCTCACCGGCGGGCGCGGACGCCTGGGTGCACGGTGGCGGCTTCGCCACCTATCACGAGGCCCGGCGCGCCCGCTTCGCCCGCTTCGAGGAGTTGCGCAAACGCTGGGACGAGAAGCACGCCCAGCTGAAGAAGCTGGTGCTGGCACTGCGGCAAGCCGCCGAGAACAGCCCCGACATGGCCTCCCGCTACCGCGCCGCCCAGACCCGGCTGCGCAAGTTTGAGGAGGCGGGGCCGCCGCCGGAGCCGCCGCGCGAGCAGGACATCAGGATGCGGCTGAAGGGCGGGCGTACCGGGGTGCGGGCCGTCACCTGTGAGGCGCTTGAGCTCACGGGTCTGATGAAGCCGTTCTCCCTGGAGGTCTTCTACGGCGAACGAGTCGCCGTCCTCGGCTCCAACGGGTCCGGCAAGTCCCACTTCCTGCGGCTGCTGGCCGGGGAGGGGGTGGCGCACACGGGGGAGTGGAAGCTCGGGGCGCGTGTCGTGCCGGGGCACTTCGCGCAGACGCACGCGCACCCCGAGCTGCTGGGGCGGACCCTGCTCGACATTCTGTGGAAGGAGCATGCCCAGGACCGCGGGGCCGCGATGTCCCGCCTGCGCCGCTATGAGCTGACCCAGCAGGCCGAGCAGGCCTTCGACCGGCTCTCCGGGGGGCAGCAGGCCCGGTTCCAGATCCTTCTGCTGGAGCTGGAGGGTGTCACTGCGCTGCTCCTCGACGAGCCGACGGACAACCTCGACCTGGAGTCCGCCGAGGCTCTGCAGGAAGGGCTGGAGGCCTTCGAGGGGACGGTGCTGGCCGTCACGCACGACCGGTGGTTCGCCCGGTCGTTCGATCGGTATCTGGTGTTCGGCAGCGACGGGCGTGTCCGTGAGACGCCGGAGCCGGTGTGGGACGAGCGGAGGGTGGAGCGGGCGCGGTAG